In Mixophyes fleayi isolate aMixFle1 chromosome 11, aMixFle1.hap1, whole genome shotgun sequence, one DNA window encodes the following:
- the LOC142107259 gene encoding uncharacterized protein LOC142107259 → MAIYYLSFGSSWRNLTSPLTYWHRGTAFQLDNMKKYPETQVPHCELGTDMVILTMAARIMQTLISLVRNRLQKRAWYWKMVSGGWMSRAFQAVLGTCWRVINILLALEMTRVYFNNMSRYKLLCHRQTMNTIIIKNDCEYQSASVKVIVPEDEELPSILNMRKFREESYMDVEQLASTVCNMDKMVSSEMPLSSCTNPFILSMFCIPSEDGEPLLPSEESDVEGGDEQLEKDTSLEDMSVDSGMQEVWAPKSNEEESDWSDEDDWDEDNNTDFNKEDEDLWASFCQSDDPYNPLSFAMPIASSKQQSVQGKEVSIESLETRKVSGSPDRAKCSATLKVACGTVDDEQKCTAKSPCKKPVLSSFKSSHKCFPKKDELEVSQDSDEQEKKHIKRVRFSSKVAVHPIVVWDYAHRMARKGPWEEYARDRSRFQRRIADTEAAIGYCLEPCHRERIWAGPQSKKN, encoded by the exons ATGGCTATTTACTACCTCAGCTTTGGCTCAAGTTGGAGAAACCTTACATCTCCTCTCACATATTGGCATAGGGGAACTGCCTTCCAATTGGACAACATGAAAAAGTATCCAGAAACGCAAGTTCCTCACTGTGAATTGGGCACAGACATGGTCATCCTCACAATGGCTGCCAGAATTATGCAGACTCTTATCTCCTTGGTCAGAAATCGTCTGCAGAAAAGAGCTTGGTACTGGAAGATGGTTTCTGGTGGCTGGATGAGTAGAGCTTTCCAGGCAGTGCTGGGAACGTGCTGGCGTGTCATCAATATTTTACTGGCATTAGAGATGACCAGAGTGTACTTTAACAACATGTCAAGATACAAGCTGCTGTGTCATAGACAAACAATGAACACCATCATTATAAAGAATGACTGTGAATATCAGAGTGCTTCGGTCAAAGTGATTGTTCCTGAAGACGAAGAGCTGCCTAGTATATTAAATATGAGAAAGTTTCGGGAAGAGTCGTATATGGATGTAGAACAGTTGGCTTCCACCGTCTGCAACATGGACAAGATGGTAAGCAGCGAGATGCCTTTATCATCCTGTACAAACCCATTCATTCTGTCCATGTTCTGCATACCATCAGAGGATGGGGAGCCTTTGCTCCCATCCGAAGAATCTGACGTTGAGGGTGGTGATGAACAGTTGGAAAAAGACACTTCCCTTGAAGATATGTCTGTAGACAGTGGTATGCAAGAGGTCTGGGCTCCAAAATCCAATGAGGAGGAAAGCGATTGGTCTGATGAGGATGATTGGGATGAAGACAATAATACAGACTTCAATAAGGAGGATGAAGACTTGTGGGCATCTTTCTGTCAAAGTGATGACCCATACAACCCCCTATCGTTTGCCATGCCCATAGCAAGTTCTAAGCAACAGAGTGTGCAAGGGAAGGAGGTGTCCATTGAAAGTCTCGAAACGCGTAAGGTTTCCGGTAGCCCAGACCGTGCCAAGTGTTCTGCTACACTCAAAGTAGCGTGTGGGACTGTAGATGATGAGCAGAAATGTACGGCAAAGTCACCTTGTAAGAAGCCAGTTCTTTCAAGCTTTAAATCTTCTCACAAGTGTTTCCCGAAGAAGGATGAGCTTGAAGTTTCACAAGATTCAgatgaacaagaaaaaaaacatataaagaga GTGCGCTTCTCATCCAAGGTCGCTGTGCACCCTATAGTTGTTTGGGACTATGCTCACAGAATGGCTCGCAAAGGACCCTGGGAAGAATATGCTCGGGATCGCAGCCGCTTTCAGAGACGTATAGCGGATACAGAGGCTGCTATTGGCTACTGCCTAGAACCTTGCCACAGAGAGAGGATTTGGGCTGGACCCCAAAGCAAGAAAAACTGA